A window of Brettanomyces nanus chromosome 2, complete sequence contains these coding sequences:
- a CDS encoding uncharacterized protein (BUSCO:EOG09342UOC) → MSNKVVITGLGLVTPLGVGVNRSWANLVASKCGIVSTTTLPNADEYKTIPSKVVGWVPKGPKSNGGWDSSEYFSPREIRRLPPFIQYAIVAAKEAMHDANWSPHSEHDKVRSGVSIGSGIGSFEDIYKSSIAFHERGYRGTQPLLVPRILTNMAAGNVSIYLGLKGPNHAVSTACATGVHCIGDAVRFIKDGYADVMIAGASEASVHPLALAGFARAKSIVTKFNDEPAKASRPFDKDRSGFVLGEGAGIVVLESLEHAVKRGAQDKIYGVVSGYGLSGDATHITTPPPDGDGARRAMQMAIERAGLKPGDIGYVNAHATSTLLGDRAENHALETLFGEERPDLAVSSTKGAIGHLLGAAGSVEFIFAALAIHRRVLPPTLNCDHPGEQEDDDKNDFIFNYVANEAQQLADDYRLDHVLTNSFGFGGTNASLCISKYHE, encoded by the coding sequence ATGTCAAATAAAGTCGTCATAACAGGACTGGGATTGGTCACACCTCTTGGAGTTGGTGTGAATCGTTCGTGGGCAAATTTGGTGGCGTCCAAATGTGGCATAGTTTCAACTACTACCTTGCCTAATGCAGACGAGTACAAAACAATTCCATCTAAGGTAGTCGGATGGGTGCCTAAAGGTCCGAAATCGAACGGAGGTTGGGATTCCTCGGAGTATTTTAGCCCTCGAGAGATTAGAAGACTTCCACCGTTTATTCAGTACGCGATAGTGGCTGCTAAGGAAGCCATGCACGATGCTAATTGGTCACCTCATTCAGAGCATGATAAGGTTAGATCAGGTGTTAGTATTGGTTCAGGAATTGGATCTTTTGAGGACATCTACAAAAGTTCTATTGCATTTCATGAGAGAGGTTATAGAGGAACTCAGCCGTTGCTTGTTCCGAGGATTTTGACCAACATGGCAGCGGGTAATGTATCCATATATTTGGGTCTTAAAGGTCCAAATCACGCGGTTTCCACAGCATGTGCCACGGGTGTTCATTGTATTGGAGACGCAGTCCGGTTTATCAAAGACGGATATGCCGATGTGATGATTGCTGGTGCATCTGAGGCATCTGTTCATCCGTTAGCACTCGCAGGCTTTGCTAGGGCCAAATCCATCGTGACCAAGTTCAACGACGAACCAGCCAAAGCTTCTAGACCGTTTGACAAGGATCGATCAGGGTTCGTTCTAGGCGAAGGAGCTGGAATTGTGGTATTGGAGTCGTTGGAACATGCCGTTAAGCGTGGTGCCCAGGATAAGATTTATGGAGTAGTGAGTGGATACGGATTAAGCGGTGATGCGACTCATATTACGACACCACCTCCAGATGGCGATGGAGCCCGTAGAGCTATGCAGATGGCAATAGAAAGGGCTGGATTAAAACCGGGCGATATTGGATACGTAAATGCACACGCTACCTCTACTTTGCTCGGAGATCGTGCTGAAAATCATGCTTTAGAGACACTCTTTGGTGAAGAGAGACCTGATTTGGCTGTCAGCTCTACTAAGGGTGCCATTGGACATCTTTTGGGAGCAGCAGGTTCTGTTGAATTTATTTTTGCAGCTTTGGCCATACATAGAAGAGTTCTACCTCCTACACTAAATTGCGATCATCCAGGCGAACaggaggatgatgataagaaCGATTTTATATTCAATTACGTGGCTAACGAGGCCCAACAACTCGCAGATGACTACAGATTGGATCATGTTTTAACAAACagctttggatttggagGTACGAATGCATCATTGTGTATATCTAAGTATCATGAGTAA
- a CDS encoding uncharacterized protein (BUSCO:EOG09340QSU), with product MSLLLDRLLATCDLEELNNRTLVVVSRLDDCDNLDSSSLIVKQIFDDLYPSFKPFVTKYTKRKELIHKHDAEIDSFDATRTVSVSALNHVSLALRQLNQMHNASCAISELHPLAKELEDLVLIYSLVTILLSLGQLLIDVTLPLSDDIEYFDTVLNSRLNLTVYTLQTFPSNLVNLAVQLFRLVSEEHHGMISIPQGLPKSLEYLYIQWSRWIVPLPSVIVNNMTSFIHSPSTYMIRKQRSSHLLAKSVIASSIGLPFIFSVSQLTRKRKALLDLKERNVWRLGFLVDELISTFGLDNQLIDLDYSVISKLNDFLGDDKDSLSIKPSSGAAVSLLYDIVSKKYPLFRRNLKITSSQRPSWITRYWIVALLGSMYIPNLVTSVFTNRQAIVSWIKINLIDTVIGFWKNWILQPLQNVLKTIRHDDDSRIAVMSKQSLNSDLDSLEQMVVDYCIDNYPSFHDASLSSDEKGALIDQIKYQVKSGDMHMVMKIYEDNVKAPVKSLVSGSMLRNLLIQIQKTKVDGAVALAGIDKIIQSQELVFGLVAASPACLFVCLVKSMAALERIDKHEKEWKVCITYLPKERLDPRLE from the exons ATGTCTCTGCTCTTAGACCGCCTCCTGGCAACCTGCGACCTCGAAGAACTCAATAATAGGACACTTGTTGTAGTTTCACGGCTTGATGATTGTGATAATTTAGATTCGAGCTCTCTCATTGTCAAACAGATCTTTGACGATCTCTATCCATCTTTCAAACCTTTCGTTACAAAATATACCAAACGCAAAGAACTCATTCACAAACATGATGCAGAAATCGATTCCTTTGATGCTACTAGAACTGTTTCTGTCTCTGCTTTGAATCATGTCAGTTTGGCTTTGAGGCAATTGAATCAAATGCACAATGCATCATGTGCCATCTCTGAATTACATCCATTGGCTAAGgagcttgaagatcttgtcCTAATCTATTCACTTGTGACTATCTTACTTTCACTTGGTCAACTTCTCATAGACGTTACATTACCACTGTCcgatgatattgaataCTTTGATACTGTTCTTAATTCGAGGCTTAATTTGACTGTCTATACTCTTCAGACATTTCCTTCCAATTTAGTTAATCTGGCTGTTCAATTGTTTCGATTAGTTTCTGAAGAGCATCATGGAATGATCAGTATTCCACAGGGGCTTCCCAAGAGCCTCGAATACCTCTACATTCAGTGGTCTCGCTGGATTGTCCCTCTACCAAGTGTGATCGTCAATAATATGACTTCTTTTATACATTCACCATCTACTTACATGATAAGAAAACAGCGTAGTTCTCATCTACTTGCTAAATCTGTCATAGCGTCTTCTATTGGTCTTCCGTTCATCTTTTCTGTCTCTCAATTGACCAGAAAGCGCAAGGCATTGCTTGATTTAAAGGAACGTAACGTCTGGAGGCTTGgttttcttgttgatgagTTGATATCTACATTTGGACTTGATAATCAGCTGATCGACCTTGATTATTCTGTTATATCCAAGTTAAATGACTTTCTAGGCGACGATAAGGATTCATTGTCGATTAAACCATCCTCCGGTGCAGCGGTTTCTTTACTCTATGACATAGTGTCAAAGAAATATCCACTCTTTAGAAGAAATCTGAAGATCACTTCCAGTCAGCGTCCATCTTGGATCACCAGATATTGGATTGTGGCTCTTCTTGGTTCGATGTACATTCCAAATCTCGTCACTTCGGTATTCACCAATAGGCAGGCCATTGTATCATGGATTAAGATCAATCTGATTGATACAGTAATAGGGTTTTGGAAAAATTGgattcttcaacctctgCAAAATGTTTTAAAGACCATTCGTCACGATGATGACTCTAGAATTGCTGTCATGTCTAAACAGTCACTCAATTCAGACTTGGATTCATTAGAACAGATGGTAGTGGACTATTGCATCGACAATTACCCTTCTTTCCACGATGCTAGCCTAAGCAGTGACGAAAAAGGTGCTTTAATCGATCAGATTAAGTATCAGGTCAAGTCTGGAGATATGCAcatggtgatgaagatatacGAAGATAATGTCAAGGCTCCTGTGAAATCTCTCGTCTCTGGAAGCATGCTACGCAATTTACTCATCCAGATCCAGAAAACTAAGGTGGATGGAGCTGTAGCTCTAGCTGGAATTGACAAGATTATCCAATCACAAGAATTGGTCTTTGGATTGGTTGCAGCTTCGCCTGCCTGTCTCTTCGTATG CCTAGTCAAGTCAATGGCTGCATTGGAACG AATTGATAAACatgagaaagaatggaaagTCTGTATTACCTACCTACCTAAGGAGCGATTGGATCCGAGACTTGAATGA
- a CDS encoding uncharacterized protein (BUSCO:EOG09341OGJ) produces the protein MAEQHSTSLTQLATRYIPPWKSPYIIGIAGFSGSGKTTVAQKIIQEINEPWTVLLSLDNFYRPLTKEQSDMAFVNEWDLDRPEAIDMDMIYDCIKSLKEGKKTKIPVYSFAKHARTGQYITIYGANVIIIEGLYTLYNPDLLKFMDCKVYVDTDLDICYTRRLLRDMAERGRDLSGIIKQWDSFVKPNSVRNVRPTMQNADVIIPRGSDNTIAMDFLIEHIRRQLDAKSAEHLVQLKALGNEIRPIDLSKVHVLPSNNQIKVIKTILLNRDTLNDDFIFYFNRVASTLITHALDFVEYVPHLDDPPQPVITPTGAVVKDTIFIKNEIIAVDIIRAGDCFIPSLKKIIPGVKVGKLLIQSDSRTGEPHLHTEKLPDLNKNCNVLLFDAQIISGAAATMAIKVLIDYGVQESNVIMCSYLASETGVRRITNAFPEITVVAATLSHSNHSLKEVDHDTDSWMANRFIDSRYFGTD, from the coding sequence ATGGCTGAGCAACACTCAACATCACTTACTCAACTGGCTACGCGGTATATTCCTCCTTGGAAGTCGCCCTATATTATCGGTATCGCCGGCTTTTCAGGCTCTGGTAAGACTACCGTAGCTCAGAAAATCATACAAGAGATCAATGAACCTTGGACAGTCTTGTTATCTCTAGATAATTTCTATAGACCTCTTACCAAGGAACAAAGTGATATGGCTTTTGTTAATGAGTGGGATCTCGATAGACCTGAAGCCATTGATATGGATATGATTTATGACTGTATCAAGTCTCTCAAGGAAGGTAAGAAGACCAAGATTCCAGTGTATTCCTTTGCTAAACACGCCCGAACTGGTCAATATATTACTATTTATGGAGCAAATGTCATAATAATCGAGGGTTTGTATACATTGTACAACCCTGACTTGCTCAAATTCATGGATTGCAAAGTATATGTGGATACTGATTTGGACATCTGTTATACCAGAAGATTGCTTAGAGACATGGCTGAAAGAGGCCGTGACCTCAGTGGCATAATCAAGCAGTGGGATTCTTTTGTCAAGCCCAATTCAGTGCGTAATGTCAGACCAACTATGCAGAACGCTGATGTAATTATTCCTAGAGGCTCTGATAACACAATAGCCATGGACTTTCTAATCGAGCACATCCGCAGACAACTCGACGCCAAGAGTGCTGAGCACTTGGTTCAATTGAAAGCATTAGGGAACGAAATACGGCCAATTGACCTGTCTAAAGTCCACGTTCTTCCCTCTAATAACCAGATAAAGGTTATAAAGACAATTCTACTTAACAGAGACACTTTGAATGACGATTTCATATTCTATTTCAATCGTGTGGCATCCACTTTGATCACTCATGCTCTGGATTTTGTTGAGTATGTCCCCCATTTAGACGACCCACCTCAGCCCGTCATAACTCCTACTGGAGCTGTGGTTAAAGATACTATATTTATTAAGAACGAGATTATCGCTGTCGACATCATTCGGGCTGGCGATTGTTTTATTCCCTCCCTTAAAAAGATTATTCCTGGAGTCAAAGTAGGAAAGTTACTCATTCAATCGGACTCCAGAACTGGGGAGCCTCACCTCCATACAGAGAAACTGCCTGATCTCAACAAGAACTGTaatgttcttctctttgatgCTCAAATAATCTCGGGTGCTGCTGCCACGATGGCTATTAAAGTGTTGATTGATTATGGCGTTCAGGAAAGTAACGTGATAATGTGTTCGTACTTGGCCTCGGAAACTGGTGTCAGAAGGATCACCAATGCTTTCCCCGAGATAACTGTTGTTGCGGCAACGTTATCGCATTCAAATCACAGCTTAAAGGAAGTGGATCACGATACAGACTCTTGGATGGCCAACAGATTTATAGATTCCAGGTATTTTGGTACAGACTAA